In Desulfosporosinus sp. Sb-LF, the following proteins share a genomic window:
- a CDS encoding DUF3427 domain-containing protein yields the protein MENSTKEEKVMKLGRYKKYSREDVHSIFDPSGVFTPQAGTWGLHGIVNVPDSGGDYVFFVTLGSSQGAHNFDESITKNGVLTWQTQPSMDFSNSKVQGFINFDHEKNNIYLFLRKEKNTLYTYLGNLAYVEHDATRIKPVHFKWRILDWNVESATKSLGEIAVVPRAAISPKNIEKRKGVTTKDFYAKSGNDVIDEEAEKLITYDPIEFINSKIKRFEKIIIQNKDNGIHLEKLRLKFVNDFKIKKIIEMEKEEYVVGLGRQDTFCYRLETELMELGDIHGSTAVKFGLYYGIRGDDKDNKYQISEGKYGTDADQALVKIKEQIVNLIIAGGNHNYNDIRNCSLSPMFKGKILSTYYPEQYVSIFSGEHLSYFLNKLKVDFSENIDELDKQLKLVKWKNENGITKDWPMYSFARFLYQTFGSLSEAKKQVKNQQEEYDKNYPKEHVVHVGISISQWKDLIEDSEIFLEKDTELMKRIYTGENHAKTCHELGLEDGVSPSTYIKPVVALARRISSKLNLKPVIKHDGNETWWGIPFWGKYREDGHFEWKLRPELAKAIQSLYPEFDYIKDDEIADNELVEDLRKHPIADIDPVNAFKGVPKKKQDVILSNGHLTYPRDRQTARNALAHAGYECEINRNHSLFKRKNSDKNYTEPHHLVPMAYSDRFDVSLDVEENIVSLCSNCHNQLHYGEGAEELLKNLYDERKKEWEKVGIEIGLELLIEMY from the coding sequence CTGGAAAATTCAACGAAAGAGGAGAAAGTAATGAAATTAGGGCGCTACAAAAAATACAGTAGGGAAGATGTTCATAGTATTTTCGATCCATCTGGTGTTTTCACACCGCAGGCTGGAACATGGGGTCTTCATGGAATAGTTAATGTGCCAGATAGTGGCGGTGACTACGTATTTTTTGTTACCTTAGGGAGTAGTCAAGGGGCGCATAATTTTGACGAAAGTATTACTAAAAACGGAGTTTTAACTTGGCAGACTCAGCCAAGTATGGATTTTAGCAATAGTAAAGTTCAGGGGTTTATAAATTTTGATCACGAAAAGAATAATATCTATCTATTCTTGAGGAAAGAGAAGAATACTCTGTATACCTATTTGGGTAATCTTGCATATGTAGAACATGATGCCACAAGAATTAAGCCTGTTCATTTTAAGTGGAGAATATTAGATTGGAATGTTGAGTCAGCAACTAAGTCACTAGGAGAAATCGCGGTGGTTCCAAGAGCGGCAATAAGTCCAAAAAATATCGAGAAAAGAAAAGGTGTAACAACTAAAGATTTCTACGCCAAAAGCGGCAATGACGTAATTGATGAAGAAGCTGAAAAACTTATTACATATGATCCAATCGAATTCATAAACTCGAAAATCAAAAGATTTGAAAAGATAATTATACAGAATAAAGATAATGGGATTCATCTTGAAAAACTGAGATTAAAGTTTGTTAATGACTTCAAAATCAAAAAAATTATTGAAATGGAAAAAGAAGAATATGTTGTTGGTTTGGGGAGACAAGACACGTTTTGTTATAGACTTGAAACTGAGCTAATGGAGCTTGGTGACATTCATGGATCAACAGCTGTAAAATTTGGTCTTTATTATGGAATCAGAGGAGACGATAAAGACAACAAATATCAAATATCTGAAGGGAAATATGGAACCGATGCAGATCAGGCACTTGTAAAAATAAAAGAGCAAATAGTAAACTTAATAATTGCCGGCGGCAATCATAATTACAATGATATTAGGAACTGTTCACTTTCTCCAATGTTTAAGGGGAAAATTCTATCTACATACTATCCAGAGCAGTATGTAAGCATATTTTCTGGAGAACATTTATCATATTTTTTAAACAAGCTTAAAGTTGATTTTTCAGAAAATATCGACGAACTCGATAAACAACTCAAACTAGTAAAGTGGAAAAATGAAAATGGTATAACGAAGGATTGGCCGATGTATTCGTTTGCAAGATTCTTATACCAAACTTTTGGGAGTTTGTCTGAAGCTAAAAAGCAAGTCAAAAATCAGCAAGAAGAATATGACAAGAATTATCCCAAGGAGCATGTAGTTCATGTAGGGATTTCGATAAGTCAGTGGAAAGATCTGATTGAAGATAGTGAGATATTTTTAGAAAAAGACACCGAGTTGATGAAACGAATTTATACTGGAGAAAATCACGCTAAAACCTGTCATGAATTGGGATTGGAAGACGGAGTATCTCCGAGTACTTACATAAAACCTGTTGTAGCTTTAGCTAGGAGAATATCAAGTAAGCTAAATTTAAAACCTGTGATAAAACATGATGGCAATGAAACATGGTGGGGTATCCCGTTTTGGGGAAAATATAGGGAAGATGGGCACTTTGAATGGAAACTGAGACCAGAGCTTGCAAAAGCCATTCAGAGCTTATATCCAGAGTTTGACTATATTAAAGACGATGAAATTGCTGATAATGAACTGGTAGAGGATCTAAGAAAACATCCAATTGCCGATATAGATCCTGTAAATGCATTTAAAGGTGTTCCCAAGAAAAAGCAGGATGTAATTTTGTCAAATGGGCATTTAACCTACCCAAGAGATAGACAAACAGCTCGGAACGCGTTAGCACATGCTGGATATGAATGTGAAATTAATAGGAATCATTCGTTATTTAAGAGGAAAAACTCTGATAAAAATTATACCGAGCCACACCATCTTGTTCCGATGGCTTATTCGGATAGATTTGATGTTTCCCTTGATGTTGAAGAAAACATAGTGTCACTTTGCAGTAACTGTCACAACCAACTACATTATGGTGAAGGCGCAGAAGAACTTCTCAAAAATTTATATGATGAGCGTAAGAAAGAGTGGGAAAAGGTGGGCATTGAGATTGGGTTGGAGCTGTTAATTGAAATGTACTAA
- a CDS encoding phosphohydrolase, translating to MSDYILTYSKIKFFPMEPIMADIKIEDIAHSLSLMTRANGHFSHFYSVAQHSIHCYQEAKSRGYSERVQLGCLLHDASEGYISDLTRPVKRNMPEYSVIEARLQSIIYDRFELGDLSDGEQKQIKDVDDTLLHYEFESLMEIQMFNPPPNKAMEHDFSQRDFVSVEKEFIAAFKELISKQPAAS from the coding sequence CAAAAATTAAGTTCTTTCCAATGGAGCCAATAATGGCAGACATCAAAATAGAGGATATTGCTCACTCGTTGTCGCTGATGACTAGGGCAAACGGCCATTTCAGTCATTTTTATTCGGTAGCCCAACACTCGATTCATTGCTATCAGGAGGCCAAAAGCCGAGGGTATTCTGAACGGGTACAACTCGGTTGCCTTTTGCATGATGCCAGTGAAGGTTATATTTCCGATTTAACAAGGCCAGTCAAGCGTAACATGCCTGAGTATTCTGTTATTGAAGCGAGGCTGCAAAGTATAATCTATGATAGGTTTGAGCTTGGTGATTTATCGGATGGAGAACAAAAGCAGATAAAAGATGTTGACGACACATTACTTCACTATGAGTTTGAATCATTAATGGAGATTCAGATGTTTAACCCTCCACCAAACAAGGCTATGGAACATGACTTCTCTCAAAGGGATTTTGTCAGTGTAGAGAAAGAATTTATTGCTGCTTTTAAGGAACTAATAAGCAAGCAGCCAGCCGCCAGCTAG